One genomic region from Manis pentadactyla isolate mManPen7 chromosome 12, mManPen7.hap1, whole genome shotgun sequence encodes:
- the NIBAN3 gene encoding protein Niban 3, which yields MLWLLSPGNWSLQHPSLSQAALLPQCPHPRSLGLVGRSRGAFFAFRRAPGDCSTMGGRPSSPLDKSQQQYLRGQVDTLLRSFLPCYRGQLAASVLRKISQELGPQEPARCQLLPSKKLPRVCEHRGPLTQLQGQPPRWQPVFCVLRGDGRLEWFSHKEEYESGGHPLGSTALTGYTVLTSQHEYLHLLDTLCPDYSGDQTQEEPESLLETPMNFPLFLQHPFRRHLCFSAATGKAQRAWRLALQGGIRLRGTVLQRSQAPAARAFLDAVRLYRQHQGHCGNDDVTLGSDAEVLTAVLMRELLPALRAQTLPGVRGAGRTRAWACTELLDAVHAAVLARASAGLRAFQPEKDALLAALERTVRTDVDQMLRLRTRVAGRLRAKVLAPLESCLHRKVDTQLPQITKTLVSNVEASITEVQTLLTQGMDRLSHHLRGSPSGTRLRKEVYSFGEMPWDPELMQTCYREAARSQGRLRQLAAPFGFFGTQSLVFGAQDLAQQLMANAVATFLQLADQMVTGPATVCVVQKFHSDSGSAQRRFLRGWLLCIFLPFVLNQLQSSCKTELPEFEGDVLAVGSPALTTEGIYRDVVQGVLLQRIDRELKKAFGASDMPCTLDGCSEAPWDQVGADEETEAQKGTCPRHPGSSTQVQPLFLLPPPDTFWS from the exons ATGCTCTGGCTTCTGTCCCCAGGCAACTGGTCTCTGCAGCACCCCAGCCTCTCACAGGCAGCCCTTCTCCCACAGTGCCCCCACCCAAGGAGCCTGGGGCTGGTGGGAAGAAGCAGGGGTGCCTTCTTTGCTTTCAGGAGAGCCCCTGGAGACTGCAGCACGATGGGTGGGAGGCCCTCGAGTCCCCTGGACAAGAGTCAGCAGCAGTACCTGAGGG GCCAGGTGGACACTCTGCTGAGGAGCTTCCTGCCCTGCTACCGCGGGCAGCTGGCAGCCTCTGTCCTGAGGAAGATCTCCCAAGAGCTGGGCCCCCAGGAGCCAGCCAGATGCCAGCTGCTGCCCAGCAAA AAGCTGCCCCGAGTCTGCGAGCACCGAGGGCCCCTGACCCAGCTGCAGGGCCAGCCTCCCCGGTGGCAGCCAGTCTTCTGTGTCCTGCGTGGGGATGGCCGCCTGGAGTGGTTCAGCCACAAGGAG GAGTATGAAAGTGGCGGCCATCCCCTGGGCTCTACAGCCCTAACAGGCTACACAGTCCTGACTTCTCAGCATGAATATCTCCACCTGTTGGATACTCTCTGCCCAGACTACTCAG GAGACCAGACACAGGAAGAACCTGAATCCCTCCTGGAAACGCCCATGAACTTCCCTCTGTTCCTGCAGCATCCCTTCCGCAGGCATCTCTGTTTCTctgcagccacagggaaagcacaGCGTGCTTGGAGGCTAGCCCTGCAGGGCGGCATCCGGCTTCGTGGTACAG TTCTGCAGCGAAGTCAGGCCCCTGCTGCCCGTGCTTTCCTGGACGCCGTCAGGCTCTACCGGCAGCACCAAGGCCACTGCGGCAACGACGACGTGACCCTGGGCTCCGACGCCGAG GTGCTGACCGCGGTGCTGATGCGGGAGCTGCTGCCCGCGCTGCGAGCCCAGACCCTGCCCGGCGTGCGGGGTGCCGGCCGCACCCGGGCCTGGGCCTGCACCGAG CTCCTGGACGCAGTCCACGCTGCCGTCTTGGCCCGGGCTTCTGCGGGCCTCCGCGCCTTCCAACCGGAAAAGGACGCTCTGCTTGCGGCCCTGGAGAGGACAGTCCGCACGGACGTGGACCAGATGCTGCGGCTGCGGACGCGCGTGGCCGGGAGGCTGCGGG CCAAGGTTCTGGCCCCCCTGGAATCCTGCCTGCACAGGAAGGTAGACACACAGCTACCCCAGATCACGAAGACACTGGTGAGCAATGTGGAAGCCTCAATCACAGAGGTGCAGACCCTTCTCACCCAGGGCATGGACCGCCTGTCTCACCACCTGCGTGGGAGCCCCTCCGGCACCCGGCTGCGCAAGGAG GTTTATTCATTTGGAGAGATGCCCTGGGACCCAGAGCTGATGCAGACCTGCTACCGTGAGGCTGCTCGGAGCCAGGGGCGCCTGAGACAGCTGGCAGCACCGTTTGGCTTCTTTGGAACACAAAGCCTGGTGTTTGGGGCCCAGGATCTCGCACAGCAG CTCATGGCCAATGCCGTGGCCACCTTCCTGCAACTGGCAGACCAG ATGGTCACTGGACCAGCCACGGTGTGTGTTGTGCAGAAGTTCCACTCAGACAGCGGCTCAGCACAGAGGAGGTTCCTCCGCGGGTGGCTGCTCTGTATCTTCTTGCCCTTTGTGTTGAACCAGCTACAGTCCAGCTGCAAAACG GAACTGCCTGAATTTGAAGGGGATGTCCTTGCTGTGGGCAGCCCGGCCCTAACCACCGAGGGCATCTACAGGGACGTTGTCCAAGGGGTTCTGCTGCAGAGGATTGACAGAG AGTTGAAAAAGGCCTTTGGTGCCAGTGACATGCCCTGCACTCTGGATGGCTGCTCAGAGGCCCCATGGGACCAGGTGGGAGCAG